A genomic stretch from Bos mutus isolate GX-2022 chromosome 4, NWIPB_WYAK_1.1, whole genome shotgun sequence includes:
- the FZD1 gene encoding frizzled-1: MAEEEAPKKSRAAGGGGGGGSWELCAGALRTVPAAEGSGDAGSRRRPAADSRRLARRLLLLLWLLEAPLLLGVRAQAAGQGPGPGQQPPPPQQQQSGQQYNGERGISIPDHGYCQPISIPLCTDIAYNQTIMPNLLGHTNQEDAGLEVHQFYPLVKVQCSAELKFFLCSMYAPVCTVLEQALPPCRSLCERARQGCEALMNKFGFQWPDTLKCEKFPVHGAGELCVGQNTSDKGTPTPSLLPEFWTSNPQHGGGGHRGGGFAGGAGASERGKFSCPRALKVPSYLNYHFLGEKDCGAPCEPTKVYGLMYFGPEELRFSRTWIGIWSVLCCASTLFTVLTYLVDMRRFSYPERPIIFLSGCYTAVAVAYIAGFLLEDRVVCNDKFAEDGARTVAQGTKKEGCTILFMMLYFFSMASSIWWVILSLTWFLAAGMKWGHEAIEANSQYFHLAAWAVPAIKTITILALGQVDGDVLSGVCFVGLNNVDALRGFVLAPLFVYLFIGTSFLLAGFVSLFRIRTIMKHDGTKTEKLEKLMVRIGVFSVLYTVPATIVIACYFYEQAFRDQWERSWVAQSCKSYAIPCPHLQAGGAPPHPPMSPDFTVFMIKYLMTLIVGITSGFWIWSGKTLNSWRKFYTRLTNSKQGETTV, from the coding sequence ccgccgccccgcGGCTGACTCCCGGCGCTTGGCGCGTCGGCTACTACTACTGCTTTGGCTGCTGGAGGCTCCGCTGCTGCTGGGGGTCCGGGCGCAGGCGGCCGGCCAGGGGCCCGGGCCGGGGCAGCAGCCCCCGCCGCCTCAGCAACAGCAGAGCGGGCAGCAGTACAACGGCGAGCGGGGCATCTCTATACCGGACCACGGTTACTGCCAGCCCATTTCCATCCCGCTGTGCACCGACATCGCGTACAATCAGACCATCATGCCCAACCTGCTGGGCCACACGAACCAGGAGGATGCGGGCCTCGAGGTGCACCAGTTCTACCCGCTGGTGAAGGTGCAGTGCTCCGCCGAGCTCAAGTTTTTCCTGTGCTCCATGTACGCGCCCGTGTGCACCGTGCTGGAGCAGGCTCTGCCGCCCTGCCGCTCGCTGTGCGAGCGCGCGCGCCAGGGCTGCGAGGCGCTCATGAACAAGTTCGGCTTCCAGTGGCCCGACACGCTCAAGTGCGAGAAGTTCCCGGTGCACGGCGCCGGCGAGCTGTGCGTGGGCCAGAACACGTCGGACAAGGGCACCCCGACGCCCTCGCTGCTGCCCGAGTTCTGGACTAGCAACCCCCAGCACGGAGGCGGAGGTCACCGGGGCGGCGGCTTCGCGGGGGGCGCCGGAGCTTCGGAGCGAGGCAAGTTCTCGTGCCCGCGCGCCCTCAAGGTGCCCTCCTACCTCAACTACCACTTCCTGGGGGAGAAGGACTGCGGCGCCCCCTGCGAACCGACCAAGGTGTACGGGCTCATGTACTTCGGGCCCGAGGAGCTGCGCTTCTCACGCACCTGGATCGGCATCTGGTCAGTACTGTGCTGCGCCTCCACGCTCTTCACCGTGCTTACCTACCTGGTGGACATGCGGCGCTTCAGCTACCCTGAGCGGCCCATCATCTTCCTGTCGGGCTGCTACACGGCGGTGGCCGTGGCCTACATTGCCGGCTTCCTGCTGGAGGACCGGGTGGTGTGTAACGACAAGTTCGCGGAGGACGGGGCGCGCACCGTGGCGCAGGGGACCAAGAAGGAGGGCTGCACCATCCTCTTCATGATGCTCTACTTCTTCAGCATGGCCAGCTCCATCTGGTGGGTGATCCTGTCGCTCACCTGGTTCCTGGCAGCCGGCATGAAGTGGGGCCACGAAGCTATCGAGGCGAACTCGCAGTATTTTCACCTGGCCGCCTGGGCCGTGCCGGccatcaagaccatcaccattcTGGCGCTGGGCCAGGTGGACGGTGATGTGCTAAGCGGGGTGTGCTTCGTGGGGCTCAACAACGTGGACGCTCTGCGCGGCTTCGTGCTGGCGCCCCTCTTCGTGTACCTGTTCATCGGCACGTCGTTCCTCCTGGCCGGCTTCGTGTCCCTCTTCCGCATTCGCACCATCATGAAGCACGACGGCACCAAGACGGAGAAGCTGGAGAAGCTCATGGTGCGCATCGGCGTCTTCAGCGTTCTCTACACTGTGCCGGCCACCATCGTCATCGCCTGCTACTTCTACGAGCAGGCCTTCCGGGACCAGTGGGAGCGCAGCTGGGTGGCCCAGAGCTGCAAGAGCTATgccatcccctgcccccacctccaggcGGGCGGCGCCCCGCCGCACCCGCCCATGAGCCCCGACTTCACAGTCTTCATGATCAAGTACCTTATGACCCTCATCGTGGGCATCACGTCAGGCTTCTGGATCTGGTCCGGCAAGACCCTCAACTCCTGGAGGAAGTTCTACACTCGGCTTACCAACAGCAAACAGGGGGAGACCACCGTCTGA